One genomic window of Leptospira paudalimensis includes the following:
- the rplI gene encoding 50S ribosomal protein L9, with amino-acid sequence MKVVLQKDVLNLGDAGDVKEVADGYARNFLIPRRLAVRANDGNTKAAIHQKRLAELKRDKRVKVMKELSSSIDGKTYEVKVKVGENDKLFGSVTANDIALAIKNTGVELDKRKLELGEPIKSVGEFKIKVRLAEGVVPQIVVKVVGQA; translated from the coding sequence ATGAAAGTTGTATTACAAAAAGACGTATTAAATCTTGGTGATGCTGGGGATGTAAAAGAAGTTGCTGATGGTTATGCACGTAACTTCCTCATTCCAAGAAGACTTGCCGTTCGTGCAAACGACGGAAACACGAAAGCAGCTATCCACCAAAAAAGACTCGCTGAATTAAAACGTGACAAACGTGTAAAGGTGATGAAAGAACTTTCTTCTTCGATTGATGGTAAAACATACGAAGTGAAAGTGAAAGTGGGTGAGAACGACAAACTTTTTGGTTCTGTAACAGCGAATGATATTGCTCTCGCAATTAAAAACACTGGAGTAGAACTCGACAAACGTAAACTTGAATTAGGCGAGCCAATTAAATCTGTTGGTGAGTTTAAGATCAAAGTTCGTTTGGCTGAAGGTGTTGTGCCTCAAATCGTAGTGAAAGTCGTCGGCCAAGCATAG
- the rpsR gene encoding 30S ribosomal protein S18, translated as MDDDEKGGFRGKDGEGKFGRKNAKYKKKVCKFCADKALLAGLDYKRVDILERFVTNRGKIIPRRITGTCGKHQRALAREIRKSRSIGLLPFKVL; from the coding sequence ATGGATGACGACGAAAAAGGTGGTTTCCGTGGAAAAGACGGAGAAGGTAAGTTCGGTCGTAAAAACGCAAAATACAAAAAGAAAGTATGTAAGTTCTGCGCTGACAAAGCGTTACTTGCAGGTCTTGATTACAAACGAGTTGATATCTTAGAAAGATTTGTTACTAACCGTGGTAAAATCATTCCAAGAAGGATCACAGGAACTTGTGGCAAACACCAAAGAGCTCTTGCTCGTGAAATCAGAAAATCCAGATCCATCGGTTTATTACCGTTTAAAGTTCTGTAG
- a CDS encoding PhoH family protein — MDESFTFQEESLYQTVCGISDSKLPLWESRLNVKLIPRGKSLIIQGSADHVQVALDTFQKVEENFKRRPDKSEYSFFDIDYLVNKVKDSSGGWPTPGSPDFQKEGESWTPKDKIFVTFKGKPIFPRTKNQESFVDSLHKNYITIAMGPAGTGKTFLSIATACRMMQTGEVDRLILTRPAVEAGENLGFLPGDLTQKVNPYLRPIYDALHECIGFEKTSEYLQVGKIEIAPIAFMRGRTLSHSFIILDEAQNCTLPQLKMFLTRFGKNSKMAISGDATQIDLAHGKSGLEKTVYTLRNLNGIETIFFGREDITRHPIVESIVRRFEENESLFNKKQ; from the coding sequence ATGGATGAAAGTTTTACATTCCAGGAAGAATCCCTCTACCAAACGGTCTGTGGGATTAGCGACAGCAAACTCCCGTTATGGGAAAGCAGACTGAATGTAAAACTCATCCCCCGAGGAAAATCTCTCATCATCCAAGGGAGTGCGGACCATGTACAAGTGGCCCTTGATACCTTTCAGAAAGTAGAAGAGAATTTCAAACGTAGACCTGACAAATCTGAGTATTCTTTTTTTGATATTGATTATTTGGTAAATAAGGTCAAAGACTCGAGTGGTGGATGGCCAACACCTGGATCCCCTGACTTCCAAAAGGAAGGAGAATCTTGGACACCTAAAGACAAAATTTTTGTCACCTTCAAAGGAAAACCCATCTTTCCACGAACCAAAAACCAAGAAAGTTTTGTCGATAGCCTTCATAAAAACTACATCACCATTGCCATGGGGCCTGCGGGAACAGGTAAAACATTTTTATCCATTGCCACGGCTTGCCGTATGATGCAAACAGGAGAAGTGGACAGGCTCATCCTCACAAGGCCAGCTGTGGAAGCAGGAGAAAACTTGGGTTTTTTACCTGGTGACCTAACACAAAAAGTAAACCCCTATTTACGTCCCATCTATGATGCGTTACACGAATGTATCGGTTTTGAAAAAACAAGTGAGTACTTACAAGTGGGTAAAATTGAAATTGCCCCGATTGCCTTTATGAGAGGCCGAACACTTTCTCATTCCTTTATCATTTTAGATGAAGCTCAAAACTGTACTTTGCCACAACTTAAAATGTTCCTCACTCGGTTTGGGAAAAATTCCAAAATGGCAATTTCGGGTGATGCCACACAAATTGACCTTGCACACGGAAAATCTGGACTCGAAAAAACAGTTTACACACTCAGGAATTTGAATGGAATAGAGACAATTTTTTTCGGAAGGGAAGACATCACACGTCACCCGATTGTCGAATCGATTGTCCGACGATTTGAAGAAAACGAAAGCCTATTTAACAAAAAACAATGA
- the rpsF gene encoding 30S ribosomal protein S6 — translation MRNYEITNILREGNVEETKSAVKELLSKYNFTIQGEEDWGSKRLWHPVGQDEQGHFILTKCSGSPAEVIKIEHEFKLNANILKTLVIRANG, via the coding sequence ATGAGAAACTACGAAATCACGAATATTCTTCGTGAAGGGAATGTAGAAGAGACGAAGTCTGCCGTTAAGGAACTTCTCTCCAAATACAACTTCACGATCCAAGGCGAAGAGGATTGGGGTTCTAAAAGACTCTGGCATCCCGTTGGACAAGACGAACAAGGTCACTTTATACTCACTAAGTGTTCTGGATCTCCCGCAGAAGTTATCAAGATTGAGCATGAATTTAAACTCAATGCCAATATCTTAAAAACCCTCGTAATTAGGGCAAATGGCTAA
- a CDS encoding single-stranded DNA-binding protein, whose product MANDLNKVLLIGRMTRDPEFKSVNGSSVVNFSIANNRVYVTNGEKKEETHYFDCVAWGRLADILKQYAGKGKQVAIEGRLQQQSWETPEGKKASKIRVYVETAQLLGGQGQGGGSGDRSDSSNSYDSGVSSGYDDYPAGDDDIPF is encoded by the coding sequence ATGGCTAACGATCTAAACAAAGTACTACTCATCGGTCGTATGACTCGTGATCCGGAATTTAAATCGGTGAACGGGAGTTCTGTTGTCAATTTTTCAATTGCAAATAACAGAGTTTATGTGACGAACGGCGAAAAAAAAGAGGAAACTCATTATTTCGACTGTGTTGCATGGGGCCGACTTGCTGACATTTTAAAACAATATGCGGGCAAGGGTAAACAAGTAGCAATCGAAGGTAGACTCCAACAACAGTCATGGGAAACTCCAGAAGGCAAAAAAGCCTCAAAGATCCGCGTATATGTCGAGACCGCACAACTATTAGGTGGTCAAGGGCAAGGTGGCGGATCCGGAGACCGATCTGACAGTTCCAATTCTTATGATTCCGGCGTAAGTAGTGGTTATGATGATTATCCAGCCGGTGATGACGACATTCCTTTTTGA
- a CDS encoding CapA family protein, translating to MKHKFFVSLLLFPILLFSADFPEQLEDPLELPTKYLYQFQTETGESLQITNSTKLWFGGDVMFNWGVRDSMRSEDVFFPFRSFFRYLDQFDFRFINLETPILHKAPTADQRKSYVFYGERRDLTVLRALGINGVFLGNNHTMDFGENGLFETLDLLDEFKILHTGAGKNTDHALLPILVKKGNTEFRLFSFSDTGETRLFSGTNSPGAAYFRVATAERIIKKTKPGQVNVLSVHWGVEYNPTPMDTERNAAKYLVNAGYKVIIGHHPHVPQGIEVFPKGIVVYSLGNFFFGSKNQYLKHNISVVTHFDGDKLLFVEVIPVFGKHQNLPGDHYFFPLGPKEAESFLKEYAILCKQLGTELVISGGRGYVFFEKELKAKLKP from the coding sequence ATGAAACATAAGTTTTTTGTTTCGCTTCTATTATTCCCGATCCTTCTTTTTTCTGCGGATTTTCCAGAACAATTGGAAGATCCATTGGAGTTACCAACAAAGTACTTATATCAGTTCCAAACCGAAACTGGTGAATCACTACAAATTACCAATTCCACTAAACTTTGGTTTGGTGGTGATGTGATGTTCAATTGGGGAGTTCGGGATTCCATGCGTTCTGAGGATGTATTTTTTCCCTTTCGAAGTTTTTTTCGTTATCTCGACCAATTTGATTTTCGCTTTATCAATTTAGAAACACCTATATTACACAAAGCACCCACAGCAGACCAAAGAAAATCCTATGTGTTTTATGGAGAAAGAAGGGATCTCACTGTCCTACGTGCTCTCGGCATCAATGGAGTTTTCCTTGGAAATAATCATACAATGGATTTTGGTGAAAATGGACTTTTTGAAACCTTAGATCTGTTAGATGAATTTAAAATCCTCCATACAGGTGCAGGAAAAAACACCGACCATGCTTTGTTACCTATTCTTGTGAAAAAGGGAAATACCGAATTTCGATTGTTTTCCTTTTCTGATACAGGCGAAACCAGGTTATTTTCTGGAACCAATTCCCCAGGTGCCGCTTATTTCCGAGTGGCCACAGCAGAAAGGATCATAAAAAAAACAAAACCAGGGCAAGTGAATGTATTATCTGTACATTGGGGAGTGGAATACAATCCCACACCCATGGACACAGAACGGAATGCTGCCAAATATTTGGTGAACGCTGGTTATAAGGTGATCATTGGTCATCACCCCCATGTGCCACAAGGGATCGAAGTATTCCCAAAAGGGATTGTTGTATATTCACTTGGTAATTTTTTCTTTGGATCCAAAAACCAATACCTAAAACACAATATTTCTGTAGTGACTCATTTTGATGGCGACAAACTTTTGTTTGTGGAAGTGATTCCAGTGTTTGGAAAACACCAAAACCTTCCTGGGGATCATTATTTTTTCCCTTTGGGTCCAAAAGAAGCAGAAAGTTTTTTAAAAGAATATGCCATTCTTTGCAAACAACTGGGAACAGAACTTGTGATTTCGGGGGGAAGGGGTTATGTTTTTTTTGAAAAGGAACTAAAGGCCAAACTAAAACCGTAA
- the dnaB gene encoding replicative DNA helicase has translation MNSNPLQEIESEKNLIGYLLMRGVAGQEDLGLSPEDFYMDTHRRVFEAVTDLINEGTNIDLVTVTNQMREKRLFKDESRDLEYITSLYKDTVPFQPLDYYVRRVKRVSDRRKYVEALNQAIDKVKIEPGENDSVFSLVEQSLMDISRQERSKGLRKVKDDANALIDYIKNVVAASQNGTGGINGLKTHFTGLDMATTGLKSHELMILAARPGNGKTTFALNIAANAALKERKTVVIFSLEMSRIELLLKLISADARIDSYALKAGTLTSAQMTQLKDSIGNITSASLYIDDSGYLTIQEFSARLRQLRTTEEVGLVIVDYLQLMSDPKAAMGGRQQEVANISRGLKQMAREVGCPIIALSQMNRSIENRSKDQRPQLSDLRESGAIEQDADIVCFIYREEMVKPPEELDPNKRGMAEIIIAKNRAGATADFPLMFNPKISRFDNVPL, from the coding sequence ATGAATTCTAACCCCCTTCAGGAGATAGAGTCTGAGAAGAACTTAATCGGTTACCTACTCATGCGAGGGGTAGCCGGGCAGGAAGACTTAGGTCTAAGCCCAGAAGACTTTTACATGGATACCCATAGAAGAGTCTTCGAAGCGGTTACTGACCTCATTAATGAAGGGACAAACATTGACCTAGTTACGGTCACAAACCAAATGCGAGAAAAACGTCTATTTAAAGACGAATCTCGCGACTTGGAATACATTACATCTCTCTACAAAGATACTGTCCCCTTTCAACCGTTAGACTATTATGTTCGTCGTGTGAAACGTGTTTCCGACAGACGGAAGTATGTCGAAGCATTAAACCAAGCCATTGATAAAGTCAAAATTGAACCTGGTGAAAACGATTCCGTTTTTAGTCTTGTGGAACAGTCCCTTATGGATATCTCGCGCCAAGAGAGATCCAAAGGACTACGCAAAGTCAAAGATGATGCCAATGCCCTTATCGATTACATCAAAAATGTTGTGGCGGCAAGCCAAAACGGAACCGGTGGAATCAATGGTTTAAAAACACATTTTACTGGGCTTGATATGGCTACCACTGGTCTTAAGTCACACGAACTTATGATCCTTGCAGCCCGTCCAGGAAATGGGAAAACAACATTTGCATTGAACATTGCTGCCAATGCTGCACTAAAAGAGCGTAAAACGGTTGTTATCTTTTCCCTTGAGATGAGTCGGATCGAACTCCTTCTCAAACTCATCAGTGCCGATGCAAGGATTGATTCCTATGCTTTAAAAGCGGGAACACTCACCTCCGCACAGATGACACAACTCAAAGACAGTATTGGAAATATCACTTCGGCAAGTCTTTACATCGATGATTCAGGGTATTTGACGATCCAAGAATTTTCGGCAAGACTTCGCCAACTTCGGACTACAGAAGAAGTGGGCCTTGTGATTGTAGATTACTTGCAGCTTATGAGTGATCCGAAAGCTGCGATGGGTGGACGACAACAAGAGGTTGCCAATATTTCCAGAGGACTCAAACAAATGGCAAGGGAAGTGGGATGTCCCATCATTGCCTTATCTCAGATGAACCGTTCCATTGAAAACCGCTCCAAAGACCAAAGGCCACAACTTTCCGACTTACGGGAGTCAGGTGCCATTGAGCAGGATGCGGATATTGTATGTTTTATTTATCGGGAAGAAATGGTGAAACCTCCCGAAGAGCTAGACCCAAACAAAAGGGGGATGGCTGAGATCATCATCGCCAAAAACAGAGCGGGAGCAACGGCCGATTTTCCATTGATGTTCAATCCGAAAATCAGTCGTTTCGATAACGTTCCATTATAA
- a CDS encoding tetratricopeptide repeat protein, whose translation MFQAIKTLNYQFLFVFLCFLSVFPNQADPTPKQKDCSLLEPGVPSEYLLSRAIYEQIDGYQANNRKKTAEAKLGFENSVSFLDKYHSCLKEKGQGPSAQSAEIQAQNYLELGNPGKAWEWSEIAKQNTKEVTKELVILQMRIRLREQDLTKATEVLEHDLVSFPNDPDFLYLLGNLYFERKMWNQSLLYYTALSFVIERRDNHSKYKYITAKSLGELNYKLDYPKIAIKRYNEYNSVNKNDMEVLFRLAQIYFVLGDFKMSKFYLEQIREKNSRDIDASHMLAEIYFLEARDLAPQFFDTLKNEKKIPKDGIIPILYQLVNGRTIGLDEKLRNFIKSNPGRLSPRVAFLELADKLNDPDYEQINAETAQYAYEYRQYGLAEKILKRGKQRLNPSQVEEKASYLEKIANCQEMLGQWNHAILSMKEAIVLSSDLEKKFRMRFRLAYLYLQGNLKKEKVSVDILSETIAENPNPAHYYLRGLSYFQLEKYKESINDYTQAIQMDPTNPNFYFYRATAYDKLKQFPETESDLKKTISLNPNASNAMNYLGYLYAEKDMFPDEAKQLLTQAITLEPDNPAYQDSLGWVYYRKKDYNLALLHLNFAASLALERGFEDPVIYEHLGDVYLAKKDPVNAVQFFKLSLSKDKQTSNKDLVSKIKRVEKEISE comes from the coding sequence AAGATTGTTCCCTCCTTGAGCCTGGTGTTCCAAGTGAATACTTACTCTCTCGTGCCATCTACGAACAGATTGATGGTTACCAAGCAAACAACCGTAAAAAGACAGCAGAGGCAAAACTTGGGTTTGAAAACTCTGTGTCGTTTTTAGACAAATACCACTCTTGTTTAAAAGAAAAAGGGCAAGGTCCAAGTGCCCAATCAGCAGAAATCCAAGCTCAAAATTATTTGGAGTTAGGAAATCCAGGCAAAGCTTGGGAATGGTCTGAAATTGCAAAACAGAATACAAAAGAAGTCACAAAAGAACTCGTAATTTTACAAATGAGGATCCGTCTTCGGGAACAAGACTTAACCAAAGCAACAGAAGTATTGGAACATGATTTGGTCTCTTTTCCCAATGATCCTGATTTTTTGTATTTACTTGGAAATTTATACTTTGAACGAAAGATGTGGAACCAATCCTTATTGTACTACACCGCTCTTTCTTTTGTCATTGAAAGAAGGGACAATCATTCCAAATACAAATACATCACAGCAAAATCGTTAGGTGAACTGAATTATAAGTTAGATTACCCAAAAATTGCCATCAAACGTTATAATGAATACAATTCAGTCAATAAAAATGACATGGAAGTCTTATTTCGTTTGGCACAAATTTATTTTGTGTTAGGTGATTTTAAGATGTCCAAATTTTATTTGGAACAAATCAGGGAAAAAAATTCGAGAGACATTGACGCATCGCACATGTTAGCCGAAATTTATTTTTTGGAAGCACGTGATTTAGCACCTCAGTTTTTTGATACTTTAAAAAATGAGAAAAAAATTCCAAAAGACGGTATCATCCCCATTTTATACCAATTGGTGAACGGCCGTACCATTGGGTTAGATGAAAAACTACGAAATTTTATTAAGTCAAATCCAGGTAGATTGTCGCCACGTGTCGCTTTTCTTGAGTTAGCTGATAAACTGAATGACCCTGATTACGAACAAATTAATGCAGAAACCGCGCAATATGCTTATGAATACAGGCAATACGGGCTTGCTGAAAAAATCCTCAAACGAGGGAAACAAAGATTAAATCCATCTCAAGTGGAAGAAAAAGCAAGTTACTTAGAAAAGATTGCAAACTGCCAAGAGATGTTAGGGCAATGGAACCATGCAATCCTTTCTATGAAAGAAGCAATTGTTTTGAGTTCGGACCTTGAAAAAAAATTCCGTATGCGATTCCGTTTGGCTTATTTATATCTGCAAGGTAATTTAAAAAAAGAAAAAGTTTCTGTGGATATTTTGTCCGAAACCATTGCTGAAAATCCGAACCCAGCTCATTATTATTTGCGTGGATTGTCTTATTTCCAATTGGAAAAATACAAAGAAAGTATTAACGATTATACACAAGCCATCCAAATGGATCCAACCAATCCTAATTTTTATTTTTATAGAGCAACTGCTTACGATAAACTCAAACAATTTCCTGAAACAGAATCAGATCTTAAAAAAACCATTTCTCTCAATCCAAATGCATCCAATGCAATGAATTATTTAGGTTATTTGTATGCTGAAAAAGATATGTTCCCTGATGAGGCAAAACAACTGTTAACTCAAGCAATTACTTTGGAACCAGATAATCCTGCTTACCAAGACAGTTTGGGTTGGGTCTATTACCGAAAAAAAGATTATAATTTGGCGTTATTACATCTAAACTTTGCAGCGTCATTGGCTTTGGAAAGAGGGTTTGAAGACCCAGTGATTTATGAACATCTGGGTGATGTGTATTTAGCAAAAAAAGATCCAGTCAATGCCGTACAATTTTTTAAACTTTCGCTTTCAAAAGACAAACAGACGTCTAACAAAGACTTGGTGTCAAAAATCAAACGAGTGGAAAAGGAAATTTCAGAATGA
- the aspS gene encoding aspartate--tRNA ligase yields the protein MNHWVTSEYKNRISATNVSDASVGKTLFLSGWAFRYRDQGGVIFIDLRDRSGILQIVARKEILGDDFSKVEKIRSEYVIAVKGKLSLRDAESVNPKMETGKYELIAEAIEILNTSKTPPFTLDEFDPSGEEIRLKYRYLDMRREELRDRLVLRHKLTFALREYLDQRSFLEIETPILNKSTPEGARDFLVPSRLNAGEFYALPQSPQLFKQILMIGGMERYFQIVKCFRDEDLRADRQPEFTQLDMEFSFVTEEDIRREIEAMWAYALKKVFQLEVNAPFMTMPYHVAMEEYGSDKPDIRFGMKLVNVSELVKSCDFQVFTGAIAGGGVVKAICVPGGSTISRKEIEDLTAWLSRDFRAKGLAYMKHGANGLESTITKRFTPETLEAIAKAVGSKEGDMVFFGADSSKIVNASLGALRLKLSEKYDPPKVPYSFHWVVDFPMFELDETTKTWTFLHHPFTSPKEEDFQKLRDWKAGKEVDLSSIGAKAYDLVLNGTEIGGGSIRIHNPEIQSLVLEAIGIGEEDAKSKFGFLLDALSFGAPPHGGIAFGVDRIMMLLTGGTSIRDVIAFPKTQKGTCMMSEAPGPVEAKQLEELKLRVVTI from the coding sequence TTGAATCACTGGGTAACATCAGAATACAAAAATAGAATTAGCGCCACAAATGTCTCAGATGCGTCTGTTGGAAAAACATTATTCCTTTCCGGTTGGGCTTTCCGTTACCGCGACCAAGGTGGTGTGATCTTCATCGACCTAAGGGATCGTTCTGGAATTTTACAAATTGTTGCAAGAAAAGAAATCTTGGGAGATGATTTTTCCAAAGTCGAAAAAATTCGTTCCGAGTATGTGATTGCGGTGAAGGGAAAACTTTCCCTTCGTGATGCAGAATCCGTGAATCCTAAAATGGAAACGGGGAAATATGAACTCATTGCAGAAGCAATTGAAATCTTAAATACATCCAAAACTCCTCCTTTCACTTTAGATGAGTTTGATCCGTCAGGCGAAGAAATTCGTTTGAAGTATCGTTACCTCGATATGCGTAGGGAAGAACTTCGGGATCGTTTGGTGTTGCGACACAAATTAACATTCGCTTTACGGGAATACTTGGACCAACGCTCCTTTTTAGAAATTGAAACTCCGATTCTCAATAAGTCGACTCCAGAAGGAGCACGTGACTTTCTTGTGCCGTCTCGTTTGAATGCAGGTGAGTTTTATGCACTCCCACAATCACCACAACTTTTTAAACAGATCCTCATGATTGGGGGAATGGAACGATACTTCCAAATCGTAAAATGTTTTCGGGATGAAGACTTACGTGCTGACCGCCAACCAGAATTCACACAATTGGATATGGAGTTTTCGTTTGTGACAGAAGAAGACATCCGTCGTGAAATCGAAGCTATGTGGGCCTATGCCTTAAAAAAAGTTTTCCAATTAGAGGTAAACGCACCCTTTATGACCATGCCATACCATGTGGCAATGGAAGAATACGGATCAGACAAACCAGACATTCGTTTTGGAATGAAACTTGTGAATGTATCGGAACTTGTGAAATCTTGTGACTTCCAAGTGTTTACTGGTGCCATCGCTGGTGGAGGTGTGGTCAAAGCGATCTGTGTTCCTGGTGGTTCTACCATCTCACGGAAAGAAATTGAAGACCTTACTGCTTGGCTTTCTCGGGACTTTCGTGCCAAAGGCCTTGCTTACATGAAACATGGAGCAAATGGACTCGAATCAACGATCACAAAACGGTTCACTCCTGAAACCTTAGAGGCAATTGCAAAAGCAGTTGGTTCCAAAGAAGGAGATATGGTATTTTTTGGGGCAGATTCGTCTAAGATTGTGAATGCCTCTCTTGGTGCTTTACGTTTGAAATTATCAGAAAAATACGATCCACCTAAGGTCCCTTATAGTTTCCATTGGGTAGTTGATTTTCCTATGTTTGAGTTGGATGAAACCACAAAAACATGGACCTTCCTCCACCACCCATTCACATCTCCGAAAGAAGAAGACTTTCAAAAATTAAGAGATTGGAAAGCTGGGAAAGAAGTTGACCTTTCTTCGATTGGTGCGAAAGCATATGACCTAGTTCTGAATGGAACAGAAATTGGTGGTGGTTCGATTCGTATCCACAACCCAGAAATCCAAAGTCTCGTGCTTGAGGCAATTGGGATTGGAGAAGAAGATGCCAAGTCCAAGTTTGGATTTTTACTCGATGCTTTATCCTTTGGTGCTCCTCCACACGGTGGGATTGCCTTTGGTGTGGACCGCATCATGATGTTACTCACAGGTGGCACTTCCATCCGTGATGTGATTGCTTTCCCAAAAACACAAAAAGGAACTTGTATGATGAGTGAAGCACCAGGTCCTGTCGAAGCAAAACAATTAGAAGAACTCAAACTCAGGGTAGTCACAATTTAG